A stretch of Pelagicoccus sp. SDUM812003 DNA encodes these proteins:
- a CDS encoding pyridoxamine 5'-phosphate oxidase family protein, whose protein sequence is MKLHPEITPKLARWIEQQKLFFVGSAPLSADGHINLSPKGGDCFRILGPKEVAYLDYTGSGAETIAHLRENGRIVIMFCAFEGGPQIVRLHGTGTAHLPSDDSFQSLASRFPSNPGMRSIIRIEVQRVSDSCGYSVPYFDYQGERDILDKWANAKGREGVTAYQAEKNRLSIDGLPALEQPSERT, encoded by the coding sequence ATGAAACTGCATCCAGAAATCACCCCGAAACTCGCTCGCTGGATCGAGCAGCAGAAACTGTTTTTCGTCGGATCCGCCCCCCTCTCGGCGGACGGACACATCAACCTGTCGCCGAAGGGTGGCGATTGTTTCCGCATTCTAGGCCCCAAGGAGGTCGCCTACCTCGACTACACCGGCAGCGGCGCCGAGACCATTGCTCACCTGCGGGAAAACGGGCGCATCGTTATCATGTTCTGCGCCTTCGAAGGCGGTCCGCAAATCGTGCGTCTCCACGGAACGGGTACGGCGCATCTACCGAGTGACGACTCGTTCCAATCGCTCGCCTCCCGCTTTCCCAGCAATCCGGGGATGCGCTCAATCATCCGCATCGAGGTCCAACGCGTCTCGGATTCCTGCGGCTACTCAGTCCCCTACTTCGACTATCAAGGCGAGCGCGACATCCTCGACAAATGGGCGAACGCCAAAGGCCGAGAAGGAGTGACGGCGTACCAAGCGGAAAAGAACCGCCTCAGCATCGACGGGCTCCCCGCTCTCGAACAGCCGAGCGAGCGTACCTGA
- a CDS encoding biotin--[acetyl-CoA-carboxylase] ligase, protein MDDKDVQIIRELLLAEDEYVSGSQLAELIGVSRVSIWSYMEKLKAQGFDFEAVRSKGYRMTGRPSILNQTLIQAQLTRKASAFTVFVHDEIDSTNSEAERLLAHGQEAPFVVIARKQTLGRGRLGRVWHSPSNGNVYSSFAFRPFVSPSHMSLFTLWMGLNLCECINSLYRIKCGVKWPNDIHIDGRKVAGILTEARMEADQVRDVILGIGLNANSDGSDWPEELKNVAISLSQATGETMDVNRLFAAITGRIAIAYQQFLDGAHKAIAKEKWPQFDTLRGKTISLMQGDNQISGVARGIDLTGSLIVERDDGSRFLARAGEVTLKKENEPSS, encoded by the coding sequence ATGGACGACAAAGACGTGCAAATCATTCGCGAACTCCTGCTCGCGGAAGACGAATATGTTTCAGGCAGCCAACTCGCCGAGCTCATCGGCGTCTCTCGCGTATCCATTTGGTCATACATGGAAAAGCTGAAGGCGCAGGGCTTCGATTTCGAAGCGGTTCGCAGCAAGGGCTATCGCATGACCGGGCGCCCTTCCATCCTGAACCAGACCTTGATCCAAGCCCAGCTCACCCGCAAGGCCTCCGCCTTCACGGTCTTCGTGCACGACGAAATCGACAGCACCAATTCGGAGGCTGAGCGACTGCTCGCTCACGGACAGGAAGCCCCCTTTGTGGTGATCGCCCGCAAGCAAACGCTAGGGCGCGGCCGCCTGGGACGCGTTTGGCACAGCCCTTCCAATGGAAACGTCTATTCCAGCTTCGCCTTTCGGCCCTTCGTCTCACCCAGCCACATGTCGCTGTTCACCCTCTGGATGGGCCTGAACCTATGCGAATGCATCAACTCCCTCTATCGAATCAAATGCGGGGTGAAGTGGCCAAACGACATACACATCGACGGTCGGAAGGTGGCTGGCATCCTGACCGAGGCCCGCATGGAAGCCGACCAAGTGCGCGACGTAATCCTCGGGATAGGGCTCAACGCCAACAGCGACGGAAGCGACTGGCCTGAGGAGCTGAAAAACGTCGCCATCTCCCTCAGTCAAGCGACCGGAGAAACCATGGACGTGAACCGTCTCTTCGCCGCCATCACCGGCAGGATCGCTATCGCGTATCAACAGTTTCTTGACGGCGCCCACAAGGCCATCGCGAAGGAAAAATGGCCGCAGTTCGACACCTTGCGTGGCAAGACGATCAGCCTGATGCAAGGCGACAACCAGATCTCCGGCGTGGCTCGCGGCATCGATCTAACCGGTTCGCTCATCGTGGAGCGTGACGACGGCTCACGGTTTCTGGCGCGTGCTGGCGAAGTTACGCTGAAGAAGGAAAACGAGCCCTCGAGCTAG
- the dprA gene encoding DNA-processing protein DprA — protein sequence MESPLSRREAYWVLNGLPAIGPISLNRLLHRFGGDPCRVLEADRASLASVQGLQKRAVESLLDWRNRFDLQREMAQAASRGVDFVTREDGDYPALLKEIDDPPIGLYRQGNYDFKKPSVAIVGTRKTTLYGQSVARCFARDLAQIGFCVVSGMARGIDTFAHRGALEAEDGSTVCVLGNGIDIVYPPENIDLYKDVQRCGAVVSEFPFGRRADRQTFPMRNRLVSGMSHAVVVIESEEAGGSMITARFAADQGRLVCAVPGRIDQASSRGCHQLIRDGALLLESIDDLLEELNHLRQAPALELESESEDLFSQDDALDEDQKALLDVLAGGEAYDLETLSRMLDHPVASLSVGLMTLELKGRVVKRLDGRYELSVRLGRV from the coding sequence ATGGAATCCCCACTCTCCCGTCGAGAGGCCTACTGGGTCTTGAACGGCCTGCCTGCTATTGGCCCCATCTCTCTCAATCGCTTGCTGCATCGCTTCGGTGGCGACCCCTGTCGCGTCCTCGAGGCGGACCGGGCGTCCTTGGCCTCGGTGCAGGGGCTGCAGAAACGGGCGGTCGAGTCTCTGCTCGATTGGAGAAACCGTTTCGATCTGCAGCGCGAGATGGCTCAGGCGGCATCGCGGGGAGTCGATTTCGTGACCCGTGAGGACGGTGACTATCCCGCGCTGTTGAAGGAGATCGATGATCCGCCTATCGGCTTGTATCGACAGGGAAACTACGATTTCAAGAAGCCGTCCGTAGCCATCGTGGGCACTAGGAAGACCACGCTGTACGGACAGTCGGTGGCCCGCTGCTTCGCTCGCGATCTTGCTCAAATCGGGTTCTGCGTGGTGAGCGGCATGGCTCGGGGCATCGATACCTTCGCTCATCGCGGCGCCTTGGAGGCGGAAGACGGCAGCACGGTGTGCGTACTAGGGAACGGGATCGACATCGTGTATCCGCCGGAAAACATCGACCTCTACAAGGACGTTCAGAGATGCGGGGCGGTGGTGAGCGAGTTTCCTTTTGGCAGGCGGGCGGATCGGCAAACCTTTCCCATGCGCAATCGACTCGTCAGCGGCATGTCGCACGCCGTCGTCGTGATCGAGTCCGAGGAGGCGGGCGGTTCCATGATCACGGCCCGCTTCGCGGCGGATCAGGGGCGCTTGGTCTGCGCCGTGCCGGGCAGGATCGATCAGGCCTCTAGCCGTGGATGCCATCAGCTCATACGCGACGGGGCCCTCTTGCTGGAATCTATCGACGACCTGTTGGAGGAGTTGAACCATCTGCGCCAGGCCCCAGCCTTGGAGCTCGAATCCGAGTCGGAGGATTTGTTTTCTCAGGACGACGCCTTGGACGAAGACCAGAAAGCGCTGCTCGACGTTCTGGCGGGAGGCGAGGCCTACGATCTGGAAACGCTATCCCGCATGCTGGACCATCCGGTGGCGTCGCTGTCCGTCGGCTTGATGACCCTGGAGCTGAAGGGACGCGTCGTGAAGCGCCTGGACGGTCGCTACGAGCTAAGCGTGCGATTGGGTCGCGTCTAG
- a CDS encoding prolyl oligopeptidase family serine peptidase, producing the protein MRPPLVTLALFLVVSSFAAPSQDRLAEMIDDFFRDPETVGFQVAPGGRCLSYGEYLDKSRRSLMTVDLEKGESRGLAAGPGQDIYSQGWVSENRLIGVKLGLSGNRILGVFSAEPLFNDIRNLDDGLERLPRVLHTMPHDPEYCAVIDRRVRTRFPDVRYMNVITGELVSRVKNPGRGIRFFLDTLGRPRVVKCLGEKEGESTWMYRSGEDDSDWVELELSRRIEDWHFFDAGATAFAEVHDDERVFVQLFDFESGQLVRDPIKSELCDVTVDGFMTDPTSLGLYGIRIDEPMPRVVWFDAGLKQLAEQLETSLPGANVSFLGVNSVNQSIFFRSASDIDPGTYFELTKDGQVKRIAQINSRLANYDLARTRPISFVNREGQEIRGYLTLPPGREKGVPLLVDPHGGPHAQDKWGFRARNQFYAQNGIAVLNINYRGSSGRGRAFWLQDGFVSILERSVDDVIDATKWAMEQGIADPKRIAISGGSFGGYIAVESAARAPELFRCSVGFAGVYDWHRQLLASRRDDRYGWDWFLEDEIGDLKGNKKEYQKYSPIFYAERIQAPVLLVHGASDDRVEVGQSKALHKALLKAGKTSELVVDSWGRHGFIDEERRVDFYTKEFEFISKYVLRN; encoded by the coding sequence ATGCGACCCCCTCTTGTTACCCTCGCGCTCTTCCTCGTTGTCTCCAGTTTCGCCGCCCCGAGTCAGGATCGATTGGCGGAGATGATCGACGACTTTTTTCGTGACCCGGAGACGGTCGGATTTCAGGTGGCGCCAGGCGGGCGCTGTTTGAGCTACGGCGAGTATTTGGACAAGAGCCGCCGCTCCCTGATGACCGTGGATTTGGAGAAGGGGGAGAGTCGCGGTCTGGCTGCGGGTCCCGGGCAGGACATCTACAGCCAGGGCTGGGTTTCGGAGAACCGCTTGATCGGAGTGAAGCTGGGTTTGTCTGGGAATCGGATTCTCGGGGTGTTTTCCGCGGAGCCGCTGTTCAACGACATCCGGAATCTGGACGACGGCCTGGAGCGCTTGCCCCGCGTGCTGCACACCATGCCGCACGATCCGGAGTACTGCGCGGTGATTGATCGACGGGTCCGAACCCGTTTTCCGGATGTTCGCTACATGAACGTGATCACTGGAGAGCTGGTCAGCCGTGTGAAGAATCCTGGCCGCGGCATTCGTTTCTTTTTGGATACGCTGGGCCGTCCGAGAGTGGTGAAATGCCTGGGTGAAAAGGAAGGGGAGTCGACTTGGATGTATCGGTCTGGCGAAGACGATTCGGATTGGGTCGAACTGGAGTTGTCGCGACGGATCGAGGACTGGCATTTCTTCGATGCGGGCGCCACGGCTTTCGCAGAGGTGCATGATGACGAGCGGGTATTCGTGCAGCTGTTCGATTTCGAGAGCGGGCAGCTGGTGCGGGATCCTATCAAGAGCGAGCTTTGCGACGTGACCGTGGACGGCTTCATGACCGATCCGACGAGTTTGGGACTTTACGGGATTCGCATCGACGAGCCGATGCCGCGGGTGGTGTGGTTCGACGCGGGGCTGAAGCAGTTGGCCGAGCAGTTGGAAACGAGCTTGCCGGGCGCGAACGTCTCCTTCCTCGGCGTGAACAGCGTGAACCAATCGATCTTCTTTCGCTCGGCGAGCGATATAGATCCCGGGACCTATTTCGAGCTGACGAAGGACGGTCAGGTGAAGCGGATCGCGCAGATCAATAGCAGGCTGGCGAATTACGATTTGGCGCGCACGCGCCCGATCTCGTTCGTCAATCGAGAGGGTCAGGAGATTCGCGGCTACCTGACGCTCCCGCCCGGTCGGGAAAAAGGGGTCCCTCTCCTCGTCGATCCGCACGGCGGACCGCACGCCCAAGACAAATGGGGCTTTCGAGCGAGGAACCAATTCTATGCCCAGAACGGAATCGCTGTATTGAATATCAACTACAGAGGGTCGTCCGGAAGAGGTAGAGCCTTCTGGCTGCAAGATGGCTTTGTATCCATCCTAGAACGATCGGTGGATGACGTGATCGACGCCACCAAGTGGGCGATGGAGCAGGGGATCGCGGACCCGAAACGCATCGCCATCAGTGGAGGCAGTTTCGGTGGCTACATCGCGGTGGAGTCGGCGGCTCGTGCCCCCGAGCTTTTTCGGTGCTCGGTCGGCTTCGCCGGAGTCTACGATTGGCATCGCCAATTGCTAGCCAGCCGGAGAGACGACCGCTATGGTTGGGACTGGTTTTTGGAGGATGAGATCGGCGACTTGAAGGGAAACAAAAAGGAATATCAGAAGTATTCGCCCATCTTTTACGCGGAACGGATTCAAGCGCCGGTGCTGCTCGTGCACGGTGCCAGCGACGATCGAGTGGAAGTCGGCCAGTCCAAAGCCTTGCACAAGGCGCTTCTGAAGGCGGGGAAAACGAGCGAGCTAGTCGTGGATTCCTGGGGACGTCATGGGTTTATCGACGAGGAGCGTCGCGTCGATTTCTACACCAAGGAATTCGAATTCATATCGAAGTACGTATTGAGAAACTGA